A genomic segment from Aspergillus puulaauensis MK2 DNA, chromosome 1, nearly complete sequence encodes:
- the hxt8 gene encoding putative MFS monosaccharide transporter (Hxt8) (COG:G;~EggNog:ENOG410PK2K;~InterPro:IPR005829,IPR005828,IPR036259,IPR020846;~PFAM:PF00083,PF07690;~TransMembrane:5 (i112-132o138-155i167-187o199-220i286-307o);~go_component: GO:0016021 - integral component of membrane [Evidence IEA];~go_function: GO:0022857 - transmembrane transporter activity [Evidence IEA];~go_process: GO:0055085 - transmembrane transport [Evidence IEA]), which translates to MVGCATLKSSLLTLDTRGLTRESLPQVSCRLGGLHRKPELIHRTAIAHDSWIEYMNNPSEGLTGAVRILQLANRTWADRKQVVAVYIAGEAVGALFQTAVADKLGRLRFMELMCVIVTIGTTIQTASVNIGMFLAGRALAGIAVGGMVGTVPIYLSEISDPRYRGLIGGISGCGIAFGTMASNWVGYACSWAPYGAVQWRLPLAIQIPWGIIMFIGLVTFMPNSPRYLVRNGKVEAARNEFSRIRRDLNSHELRQEFSQMLAQIEYEKEREITSYKEIFRLFRHRALVSIAVQTMTSLTGVNVIQYYQTILYKS; encoded by the exons ATGGTTGGCTG TGCAACTCTGAAATCAAGCCTACTGACTCTGGATACTAGGGGTTTGACACGGGAATCGCTACCACAAGTAAGTTGTCGACTTGGTGGTCTACATAGGAAGCCTGAACTCATACATCGCACAGCAATCGCCCATGATAGCTGGATTGAGTACATGAACAACCCTTCAGAGGGCTTGACGGGCGCGGTACGTATACTTCAACTGGCCAACCGAACTTGGGCTGACCGCAAGCAGGTCGTTGCCGTTTATATCGCCGGTGAAGCAGTGGGCGCCCTCTTCCAAACCGCGGTCGCCGATAAATTAGGGCGTCTACGTTTCATGGAACTGATGTGCGTGATCGTCACAATTGGAACCACAATCCAGACAGCTTCAGTCAACATCGGGATGTTTCTCGCTGGGCGTGCTTTGGCCGGAATTGCAGTTGG CGGCATGGTTGGCACCGTTCCCATCTACCTGAGCGAGATATCGGACCCTCGGTATCGCGGCCTCATCGGAGGAATCTCAGGTTGCGGTATCGCTTTCGGAACCATGGCTTCAAATTGGGTCGGATATGCTTGTAGCTGGGCTCCGTATGGGGCTGTACAATGGCGCCTTCCCCTTGCCATCCAAATACCCTGGGGCATCATTATGTTCATCGGCTTGGTTACCTTCATGCCCAATTCACCGCGCTACCTGGTTCGAAACGGAAAGGTGGAGGCTGCGCGCAATGAATTCAGCCGAATCCGCCGCGATCTCAACTCGCACGAGCTGCGCCAGGAATTTTCCCAGATGCTGGCACAGATCGAGTATGAGAAGGAGCGAGAGATCACCTCTTACAAGGAGATTTTCAGGCTCTTCAGACACCGTGCTTTGGT ATCAATTGCTGTGCAGACCATGACCAGTCTTACTGGTGTCAACGTGATTCAG TACTACCAAA CCATCCTATACAAGTC
- the ERG28 gene encoding Erg28 family protein (BUSCO:EOG092655IF;~COG:S;~EggNog:ENOG410PQX8;~InterPro:IPR005352;~PFAM:PF03694;~TransMembrane:4 (o20-41i62-79o85-103i115-133o);~go_component: GO:0016021 - integral component of membrane [Evidence IEA]) yields MDQLLSYLPPFDGLLPKWLVLVSVVSAANSVQAYFSEAYTAQLYNGRLADDRPHTNAHSSRLFGTWTFLSAIVRFTAAYNITTPAVYDLAACTFGLALLHFVGEWLGFGSAQLKGRFVSPLIVASASLTWMLTQRDAYLGL; encoded by the exons ATGGACCAACTTCTGTCCTATCTCCCTCCGTTCGATGGCCTGCTCCCCAAGTGGCTTGTCCTG GTGTCTGTCGTCTCAGCCGCGAACAGCGTCCAAGCCTACTTCTCCGAGGCCTATACTGCGCAACTCTACAATGGCCGCCTAGCCGATGATCGCCCGCACACAAACGCGCACTCCTCTCGACTGTTCGGTACCTggaccttcctctccgccatcgTCCGGTTCACCGCCGCCTACAACATTACTACGCCCGCGGTGTATGACCTTGCGGCATGCACATTTGGCCTGGCTTTGTTACACTTTGTTGGCGAGTGGCTGGGATTCGGCAGCGCACAGCTTAAGGGCCGGTTTGTTAGCCCGCTGATTGTCGCGTCGGCCAGTCTGACTTGGATGTTGACGCAGAGGGATGCGTATCTTGGATTGTAA
- a CDS encoding ketoreductase (BUSCO:EOG0926310O;~COG:I;~EggNog:ENOG410PFH9;~InterPro:IPR002347,IPR027533,IPR036291,IPR020904;~PFAM:PF00106,PF13561;~TransMembrane:1 (o28-46i);~go_component: GO:0005783 - endoplasmic reticulum [Evidence IEA];~go_function: GO:0016491 - oxidoreductase activity [Evidence IEA];~go_function: GO:0045703 - ketoreductase activity [Evidence IEA];~go_process: GO:0030497 - fatty acid elongation [Evidence IEA];~go_process: GO:0055114 - oxidation-reduction process [Evidence IEA]) yields the protein MKGQSLAMEFVNEITYSLSHWEWNFAPGWQSVAASVLLAAGSWLVVSRAWTFARVLASLFILPGKSLRSFGPKGSWAIVTGASDGLGKEYALQLARAGFNIVLVSRTASKLTTLTDEITSKYPSVQTKMLAMDFALNEDQDYEKLKALVDGLDVAILVNNVGKSHSIPVPFALTPEDEMSDIITINCMGTLRVTQLVVPGMTQRKRGLILTMGSFGGLVPTPLLATYSGSKAFLQQWSTALGSELQPHGITVELVQAYLITSAMSKVRKTSALIPNPRSFVQATLSKIGNNGGSPTYAYSSSPYWSHGLVAYLATCVINPMSKFIANQNKGMHESIRKRALRKAERENAKKST from the exons ATGAAAGGACAATCACTCGCCATGGAATTCGTGAACGAAATCACGTATTCGCTTTCCCACTGGGAGTGGAACTTTGCTCCTGGCTGGCAAAGTGTAGCAGCTTCGGTGCTGCTTGCGGCTGGAAGCTGGCTTGTTGTCTCCAGAGCTTGGACTTTTGCTAGGGTCCTTGCCAGTTTGTTCATTCTACCCGGAAAGTCG CTTCGCTCATTCGGCCCCAAGGGTAGCTGGGCGATTGTTACAGGCGCCTCCGATGGGCTAGGCAAGGAATACGCGCTTCAGCTTGCTCGTGCTGGATTCAATATCGTTCTTGTCTCGCGGACAGCCTCCAAGCTTACCACCCTGACCGATGAAATTACCTCCAAATACCCCTCCGTGCAGACCAAGATGTTGGCGATGGACTTTGCTCTCAATGAGGATCAGGACTacgagaagctcaaggcgCTAGTGGATGGTCTAGATGTCGCTATTCTGGTCAACAACGTTGGAAAGAGCCACAGCATCCCGGTCCCTTTTGCCCTGACTCCCGAGGACGAGATGTCGGACATCATCACAATCAACTGCATGGGCACTCTGCGGGTTACGCAGCTGGTCGTCCCCGGGATGACCCAACGCAAGCGTGGATTGATCCTGACAATGGGCTCTTTCGGTGGTCTCGTCCCGACCCCGCTTCTTGCTACCTACTCCGGAAGCAAAGCTTTCTTGCAGCAGTGGTCGACCGCTCTCGGCTCTGAACTTCAGCCGCACGGCATCACTGTTGAGCTGGTACAGGCATACCTCATTACCTCTGCCATGTCCAAGGTCCGCAAGACAAGTGCCTTGATCCCCAACCCGCGCTCGTTCGTGCAGGCGACGTTGTCCAAGATCGGTAACAATGGCGGTTCCCCAACCTATGCGTACAGCTCGTCCCCCTACTGGAGCCACGGGCTGGTGGCATACCTTGCCACGTGCGTTATTAACCCTATGAGCAAGTTTATCGCAAACCAGAACAAGGGCATGCATGAGTCAATCCGCAAGCGGGCCCTGCGCAAGGCGGAGCGCGAGAACGCAAAGAAGAGTACTTGA
- the HXT1_1 gene encoding sugar porter family MFS transporter (COG:A;~EggNog:ENOG410PFSV;~InterPro:IPR005829,IPR005828,IPR003663,IPR036259, IPR020846;~PFAM:PF00083,PF07690;~TransMembrane:12 (i52-73o103-123i130-149o161-177i189-208o220-242i311-333o345-366i378-397o409-435i447-469o475-496i);~go_component: GO:0016020 - membrane [Evidence IEA];~go_component: GO:0016021 - integral component of membrane [Evidence IEA];~go_function: GO:0022857 - transmembrane transporter activity [Evidence IEA];~go_process: GO:0055085 - transmembrane transport [Evidence IEA]), translated as MGVANIKGLFKPKAEQQEHSQATTPSRSDSTAEKDNGIIDDSPVKYLTWRSFILGVVVSMGGFIFGYSTGQIAGFTTMNDFKMRFAERQSNGEYVFSNVRNGLIVGLLCIGTMVGALVAAPIADRIGRKLSMSFWSVIHMVGIIVQIATDSNWVQIAMGRWVAGLGIGALSSVVPMYQSEAAPRQVRGAMISAFQLFVAFGIFISYIINFGTETIASTASWRITMGIGFAWPLILGLGALFLPESPRFAYRHGRVDEARKVMSKLYGVSENHRAVVQEMRDMKEKLDEERAAGVAPWHEVFTGPRMMYRTFLGIALQSLQQLTGANFIFYYGNSIFTSTGLSNSYVTQIILGAVNFGMTLPGLYIVEHFGRRNSLMIGGAWCSICFWIWASVGHYALDLENPQNTPKAGTAMIVFTCFFICGFATTWGPIVWSICSEMYPQRSRAMNIGIATAANWTWNFLISFFTPFISGAIDFAYGYVFAACCLAGVLIVFFFVNESQGRTLEEVDTMYVLHVVPWKSASWVPDGDLVRDLHPPTQENPKQEAQGQAEHGEGEKPAEPTEIRE; from the exons ATGGGTGTGGCCAACATTAAGGGTCTCTTCAAGCCCAAGGCTGAGCAGCAAGAGCATTCTCAGGCTACCACGCCTTCGAGATCTGACTCGACTGCGGAGAAGGACAATGGCATTATCGATGATAGCCCCGTGAAGTACCTGACATGGCGGTCATTTATCTTGGGTGTCGTGGTGTCCATGGGTGGTTTCATCTTTGGTTACTCGACTG GTCAAATTGCCGGTTTCACCACTATGAATGACTTCAAGATGCGTTTTGCGGAGCGTCAATCAAACGGCGAGTACGTCTTCAGCAATGTCCGTAACGGTCTGATTGTCGGTCTG CTTTGCATCGGTACTATGGTCggagccctcgtcgccgcccCCATTGCGGATCGCATTGGCCGCAAACTCTCCATGTCCTTCTGGTCCGTGATCCACATGGTAGGGATTATTGTGCAGATTGCCACGGACAGCAACTGGGTTCAGATTGCCATGGGCCGTTGGGTTGCTGGTCTGGGCATTGGCGCGCTCTCCAGCGTCGTCCCCATGTACCAGTCCGAGGCCGCCCCTCGCCAGGTTCGCGGTGCTATGATCAGTGCATTCCAGCTCTTCGTCGCCTTCGGTATCTTCATCTCCTACATCATCAACTTCGGCACCGAGACCATCGCATCCACTGCCTCGTGGAGAATCACCATGGGAATTGGGTTTGCCTGGCCCTTGATTCTTGGTCTTGGAGCCCTTTTCCTTCCCGAGTCTCCCCGCTTTGCTTATCGCCACGGCCGCGTCGATGAGGCACGCAAGGTCATGTCCAAGCTGTACGGTGTCAGCGAGAACCACCGTGCTGTTGTCCAGGAAATGAGAGAcatgaaggagaagctcgacgAGGAGCGCGCCGCTGGCGTTGCTCCCTGGCACGAGGTTTTCACCGGGCCCCGGATGATGTACCGTACCTTTCTCGGTATCGCCCTGCAGTCACTCCAGCAACTTACTGGAGCCAACTTTATCTTCTATTATGGAAACAGCATCTTTACTTCTACTGGATTGAGCAACAGTTATGTCACCCAGATCATTCTGGGCGCTGTCAACTTCGGAATGACCCTTCCCGGTCTATATATCGTTGAACACTTCGGACGCCGCAACAGTCTCATGATTGGAGGCGCCTGGTGCTCGATTTGCTTCTGGATCTGGGCTTCTGTTGGTCATTATGCTCTAGACTTGGAGAACCCTCAAAATACGCCTAAGGCCGGAACCGCTATGATCGTTTTCACCTGCTTTTTCATCTGCGGTTTCGCCACCACATG GGGACCTATAGTGTGGTCGATCTGTAGTGAGATGTATCCTCAGCGCTCTCGTGCGATGAACATTGGTATCGCTACCGCTGCTAATTGGACTTGGAACTTTTTGATCTCGTTCTTTACCCCATTCATCTCTGGTGCTATCGACTTCGCTTACGGCTATGTGTTTGCTGCCTGCTGCTTGGCAGGTGTGCTCATCGTGTTCTTCTTTGTCAACGAGAGTCAAGGCCGCACGCTCGAGGAAGTTGATACCATGTATGTCCTTCACGTGGTGCCCTGGAAGAGTGCTTCCTGGGTCCCTGATGGGGACCTTGTGAGAGACCTACACCCTCCTACTCAGGAGAACCCCAAGCAGGAAGCCCAGGGCCAGGCCGAGCAtggtgagggagagaagCCTGCTGAGCCGACTGAGATTCGGGAGTAA